From a region of the Canis lupus dingo isolate Sandy chromosome 5, ASM325472v2, whole genome shotgun sequence genome:
- the MINK1 gene encoding misshapen-like kinase 1 isoform X3 — protein sequence MGDPAPARSLDDIDLSALRDPAGIFELVEVVGNGTYGQVYKGRHVKTGQLAAIKVMDVTEDEEEEIKQEINMLKKYSHHRNIATYYGAFIKKSPPGNDDQLWLVMEFCGAGSVTDLVKNTKGNALKEDCIAYICREILRGLAHLHAHKVIHRDIKGQNVLLTENAEVKLVDFGVSAQLDRTVGRRNTFIGTPYWMAPEVIACDENPDATYDYRSDIWSLGITAIEMAEGAPPLCDMHPMRALFLIPRNPPPRLKSKKWSKKFTDFIDTCLIKTYLSRPPTEQLLKFPFIRDQPTERQVRIQLKDHIDRSRKKRGEKEETEYEYSGSEEEDDSHGEEGEPSSIMNVPGESTLRREFLRLQQENKSNSEALKQQQQLQQQQQRDPEAHIKHLLHQRQRRIEEQKEERRRVEEQQRREREQRKLQEKEQQRLEDRQALRREEERRQAEREQEYIRHRLEEEQRQLEILQQQLLQEQALLLEYKRKQLEEQRQSERLQRQLQQEHAYLKSLQQQQQQQQQQKQQQPGLPTDRKPLYHYGRGSSPADKPAWAREVEERTRMNKQQNSPLAKTKPSSTGPEPPLPQAAPGPPGPLSQTPPMQRPVEPQEGPHKSLVAHRVPLKPYAAPVPRSQSLQDQPTRNLAAFPASHEPDPAVPTPTTTPSARGAVIRQNSDPTSEGPGPGPNPPAWVRPDTEAPPKVPQRTSSIAAALNTSGAGGARPTQAVRARPRSNSAWQIYLQRRAERGTPKSPGPPAQPPGPPNACSNPDLRRSDPSWERPEGALPAHGHLPQAGSLERNRVGASSKLDSSPVLSPGNKAKPDDHRSRPGRPADFVLLKERALDDAPRPPKKAMDYSSSSEEVESSEDEDESNGEPSEGSRDPPGARDGDTDSVSTMVVHDVEEIAGTQTPYGGGTMVVQRTPEEERSLLHADSNGYTNLPDVVQPSHSPTESGKGQSPPSKDGGSDYQSRGLVKAPGKSSFTMFVDLGIYQPGGSGDTIPITALVGGEGGRLDQLQYDVRKGSVVNVNPTNTRAHSETPEIRKYKKRFNSEILCAALWGVNLLVGTENGLMLLDRSGQGKVYGLIGRRRFQQMDVLEGLNLLITISGKRNKLRVYYLSWLRNKILHNDPDVEKKQGWTTVGDMEGCGHYRVVKYERIKFLVIALKSSVEVYAWAPKPYHKFMAFKSFADLPHRPLLVDLTVEEGQRLKVIYGSSAGFHAVDVDSGNSYDIYIPVHIQSQITPHAIIFLPNTDGMEMLLCYEDEGVYVNTYGRIIKDVVLQWGEMPTSVAYICSNQIMGWGEKAIEIRSVETGHLDGVFMHKRAQRLKFLCERNDKVFFASVRSGGSSQVYFMTLNRNCIMNW from the exons GACCCTGCTGGAATCTTCGAGCTGGTGGAAGTGGTCGGCAATGGAACTTACGGACAGGTGTACAAG GGTCGGCACGTCAAGACTGGGCAGCTGGCTGCCATCAAGGTCATGGATGTCACGGAG gatgaggaggaagagatcAAACAGGAGATCAACATGTTGAAGAAATATTCTCACCACCGTAACATCGCCACCTACTATGGGGCCTTCATAAAGAAGAGCCCCCCCGGGAATGACGACCAGCTCTGG CTGGTGATGGAGTTCTGTGGGGCTGGCTCCGTGACAGACCTAGTGAAGAACACAAAGGGGAATGCCCTGAAGGAGGACTGTATCGCCTACATTTGCAGGGAGATTCTCCGG ggtcTGGCCCATCTCCATGCCCACAAGGTGATCCATCGAGACATCAAAGGGCAGAACGTGCTGCTGACAGAGAACGCCGAGGTCAAGCTAG TGGACTTTGGGGTGAGTGCTCAGCTGGACCGCACTGTGGGCAGGCGGAACACTTTCATCGGGACCCCCTACTGGATGGCCCCAGAGGTCATCGCCTGTGATGAGAACCCCGATGCCACCTATGACTACAGG AGTGACATTTGGTCTCTAGGAATCACAGCCATCGAGATGGCAGAGGGGGCCCCCC CTCTGTGTGACATGCACCCCATGCGAGCCCTCTTCCTCATCCCACGGAACCCACCCCCCAGACTCAAGTCCAAGAAATG GTCTAAGAAGTTCACTGACTTCATTGACACGTGTCTTATCAAGACCTACTTGAGCCGCCCACCTACAGAGCAGCTGCTCAAGTTCCCCTTCATCCGGGACCAGCCCACAGAGCGGCAGGTCCGCATCCAGCTCAAGGACCACATCGACCGCTCCCGCAAGAAGCGAGGCGAGAAAG AGGAGACGGAGTACGAGTACAGCGGCAGTGAGGAGGAGGATGACAGCCATGGAGAGGAGGGCGAGCCCAG CTCTATCATGAACGTGCCGGGGGAATCCACACTGCGCCGGGAGTTCCTGCGGCTGCAGCAGGAGAATAAGAGCAACTCTGAGGCtttgaagcagcagcagcagctgcagcagcagcagcaacgaGACCCTGAGGCACACATCAAGCATCTCCTGCACCAGCGCCAGCGCCGCAttgaggagcagaaggaggagcgGCGGCGCGTGGAGGAG CAACAGCGGCGGGAGCGGGAGCAGCGGAAGCtgcaggagaaggagcagcagcGCCTGGAGGACCGGCAGGCCCTGCGGCGGGAGGAGGAGAGGCGGCAGGCCGAGCGGGAGCAG gagtATATTCGTCACAGGCTAGAGGAGGAGCAGCGGCAGCTCGAGATCCTCCAGCAACAGCtgctccaggaacaggccctgcTGCTG GAGTACAAGCGGAAGCAGCTGGAGGAGCAGCGGCAGTCCGAGCGGCTCCAGAGGCAGCTGCAGCAGGAGCACGCCTACCTCAAGtccctgcagcagcagcagcagcagcagcagcagcagaagcagcagcaaccGGGCTTGCCCACCGATAGGAAGCCGCTATACCACTACGGCCGGGGCAGCAGTCCCGCTGACAAGCCTGCTTGGGCACGAGAG GTTGAGGAGAGGACGAGGATGAACAAGCAGCAGAACTCCCCCTTGGCCAAGACCAAGCCaagcagcacagggcctgagcccccccttccccaggccGCCCCCGGGCCTCCGGGCCCCCTTTCCCAAACTCCGCCTATGCAGAGGCCGGTGGAGCCCCAGGAGGGACCGCACAAG AGCCTGGTGGCACACCGGGTCCCACTGAAGCCATATGCAGCGCCTGTACCCCGATCCCAGTCCCTGCAGGACCAGCCCACCCGAAACCTGGCTGCCTTCCCAGCCTCCCATGAGCCTGACCCTGCTGTCCCCACGCCCACCACCACGCCCAGCGCCCGAGGAGCCGTCATCCGCCAGAATTCAGATCCCACCTCCGAAGGGCCTGGCCCCGGCCCAAACCCCCCAGCCTGGGTCCGGCCGGATACTGAGGCCCCCCCCAAG gTGCCTCAGAGGACCTCCTCCATTGCTGCCGCGCTCAACACCAGTGGGGCCGGAGGGGCCCGGCCCACTCAGGCTGTCCGCGCCAG ACCTCGCAGCAACTCCGCCTGGCAAATCTATCTGCAAAGGCGGGCAGAGCGGGGCACCCCCAAGTCTCCAGGGCCCCCCGCTCAGCCCCCTGGCCCGCCCAACGCCTGTAG CAACCCGGATCTCAGGAGGAGCGACCCCAGCTGGGAGCGGCCGGAAGGTGCCCTCCCCGCTCACGGGCACCTGCCCCAGGCTGGCTCGCTGGAGCGGAACCGTGTAGGAG CCTCCTCCAAACTGGATAGTTCCCCAGTGCTCTCCCCTGGGAACAAAGCCAAGCCTGATGACCACCGCTCACGGCCAGGCCGGCCCGCA gaTTTCGTGCTGTTGAAGGAGCGAGCCCTGGACGATGCCCCACGGCCACCCAAGAAGGCCATGGATTACTCGTCCTCCAGTGAGGAGGTGGAGAGCAGTGAAGATGAGGATGAAAGCAACGGCGAGCCCTCAGAGGGGAGCAGAGACCCCCCTGGGGCCCg CGACGGGGACACGGACAGCGTCAGCACCATGGTGGTCCACGACGTGGAAGAGATAGCTGGGACCCAGACCCCCTATGGGGGTGGCACCATGGTAGTCCAGCGC ACTCCTGAAGAGGAGCGCAGCCTGCTGCATGCAGACAGCAATGGCTACACAAACCTGCCAGATGTCGTCCAGCCCAGCCACTCACCCACCGAGAGCGGCAAAGGTCAAAGCCCCCCATCTAAGGATGGAGGTAGTGAT tACCAGTCTCGTGGGCTGGTAAAGGCCCCTGGCAAGAGCTCATTCACGATGTTTGTGGACCTAGGGATCTACCAGCCTGGAGGCAGTGGGGATACCATCCCCATCACAG ccttggtggggggagagggcgGCCGGCTAGATCAGCTCCAGTACGACGTGCGTAAAGGCTCCGTGGTCAACGTGAACCCTACCAACACCCGCGCCCACAGCGAGACCCCCGAGATTCGCAAGTACAAGAAGCGGTTTAATTCAGAGATCCTCTGTGCAGCTCTTTGGG GTGTCAACCTGCTGGTGGGCACAGAGAATGGCCTGATGCTACTGGACCGGAGCGGGCAGGGCAAGGTGTATGGGCTCATCGGGCGGCGGCGCTTCCAGCAAATGGATGTCCTAGAAGGGCTCAACTTGCTCATCACCATCTCAG GGAAAAGGAATAAACTGCGGGTGTACTACCTGTCCTGGCTCCGGAACAAGATTCTGCACAATGACCCGGACGTGGAGAAGAAGCAGGGCTGGACCACCGTGGGCGACATGGAGGGCTGCGGGCACTACCGCGTGG TGAAGTACGAGCGCATTAAGTTCCTGGTCATCGCGCTGAAGAGCTCCGTGGAGGTGTACGCCTGGGCCCCCAAACCCTACCACAAGTTCATGGCCTTCAAG tcCTTCGCAGATCTCCCTCACCGTCCTCTGCTGGTTGACCTGACTGTGGAGGAGGGTCAGCGGCTCAAGGTCATCTATGGCTCCAGTGCCGGCTTCCATGCTGTGGACGTGGACTCGGGGAACAGCTATGACATCTACATCCCTGTGCAT ATCCAGAGCCAGATCACGCCCCATGCCATCATCTTCCTCCCCAACACTGACGGCATGGAGATGCTGCTGTGCTACGAGGACGAAGGCGTCTACGTCAACACATATGGGCGGATCATTAAGGACGTGGTGCTGCAGTGGGGAGAGATGCCCACCTCTGTAG ccTACATCTGCTCCAACCAGATCATGGGCTGGGGTGAGAAAGCCATTGAGATCCGCTCCGTGGAGACAGGCCACCTGGACGGTGTCTTCATGCACAAACGAGCCCAGAGGCTCAAGTTCCTGTGCGAGCGGAATGACAAG GTGTTTTTCGCCTCCGTCCGCTCTGGGGGCAGCAGCCAAGTTTACTTCATGACGCTGAACCGAAACTGCATCATGAACTGGTGA